In the Colletotrichum lupini chromosome 1, complete sequence genome, one interval contains:
- a CDS encoding aminotransferase class I and II, whose translation GVDCSTEHRDGRLRHSNAPDGKWVSSCREANQRLPIFGASFWSTTDRLIEEADSQPSSPCRSDSSSHPIALFMTSLVLPLFRSRIISTSTARRGFQSTAMSLSSKLKPAARVAGRRQDVWSIINEAAAASPKQPIVNMGQGFFGYNPPDFILNAAKQALDRVECNQYSPTKGRPRLKKAIADAYSPHWGRKLDPETEVTITTGANEGMLSAFMAFIEPGDEVIVFEPFFDQYISNIEMPGGKITYVPLHPPTDGATATSSAANWTIDFDELERAITPKTKMIVLNTPHNPVGKVFSKNELQKIGDLCVKNEIIILSDEVYDRLYYVPFTRIATLSPEVERLTITVGSAGKNFYATGWRVGWLMGPAELIQHVSAAHTRICYSSVSPLQEACAVGFEQAEKEGFWDETIKDMKGKMDRFNEVWKELGMPYSEPEGGYFVLVNMAKVKLPEDYPFPPHVASRPRDFKLAWFLIQEVGVAAIPPTEFYTDENAHIAADYIRFAVCKEDEVLETAKERLRGLKKYIKE comes from the exons GGCGTGGACTGCAGCACCGAACATCGGGACGGCCGATTACGCCATTCAAACGCTCCAGACGGGAAATGGGTCTCGAGCTGCCGTGAAGCAAATCAGCGTCTTCCAATTTTCGGAGCTTCGTTCTGGAGTACTACGGATAGGTTAATCGAGGAGGCCGACTCACAACCCTCTTCGCCGTGCCGCTCCGACTCCTCTTCTCATCCCATTGCCCTCTTCATGACCTCCCTCGTCCTCCCTCTCTTCCGGTCGCGCATCATCAGCACCAGTACCGCCAGACGAGGTTTCCAGTCCACCGCAATGTCTCTCAGCAGCAAGCTCAAGCCCGCGGCCCGCGTCGCCGGCCGGCGACAGGATGTCTG GTCCATCATCAACGAGGCCGCTGCCGCTTCACCCAAGCAGCCCATCGTGAACATGGGACAGGGGTTCTTTGGCTACAACCCTCCCGACTTCATTCTCAACGCCGCCAAGCAAGCGCTGGATCGCGTCGAGTGCAACCAGTACAGCCCTACCAAGGGTCGCCCAAGACTCAAGAAGGCCATTGCGGACGCCTACTCTCCTCACTGGGGCCGCAAGCTGGACCCCGAGACCGAGGTCACCATCACTACTGGCGCAAACGAGG GCATGCTGAGTGCTTTCATGGCCTTTATTGAGCCCGGTGATGAGGTCATTGTCTTTGAGCCCTTCTTCGACCA GTACATCAGCAACATTGAGATGCCCGGCGGCAAGATCACCTACGTTCCCCTGCATCCTCCCACAGACGGCGCCACGGCGACATCATCCGCCGCCAACTGGACTATCGACTTTGACGAGCTCGAGCGCGCCATCACACCAAAGACCAAGATGATTGTCCTCAACACACCAC ACAACCCCGTCGGCAAGGTCTTCTCCAAGAACGAGCTCCAGAAGATTGGCGACCTATGCGTCAAGAACGAGATTATCATTCTCTCCGACGAGGTCTACGACCGCCTGTACTATGTCCCCTTCACGAGAATAGCCACGCTCTCCCCCGAGGTCGAGCGCCTCACCATCACCGTCGGCTCCGCGGGCAAGAACTTCTACGCTACCGGATGGCGCGTGGGCTGGCTTATGGGTCCTGCCGAACTTATCCAGCATGTTTCTGCGGCGCATACTCGTATCTGCTACTCTTCCGTCTCGCCTCTGCAAGAAGCTTGCGCTGTCG GTTTCGAGCAAGCCGAGAAGGAAGGTTTCTGGGACGAGACGATCAAGGACATGAAGGGCAAGATGGACCGCTTCAACGAGGTGTGGAAGGAGCTCGGCATGCCCTACTCGGAGCCCGAGGGCGGCTACTTCGTCCTCGTCAACATGGCCAAGGTTAAGCTGCCCGAGGACTACCCGTTCCCGCCCCACGTCGCCAGCCGTCCGCGCGACTTCAAGCTCGCGTGGTTCCTCATCCAGGAGGTGGGCGTCGCCGCTATCCCGCCCACCGAGTTCTACACGGATGAGAATGCGCACATTGCGGCGGATTACATCCGTTTCGCGGTCTGCAAAGAGGACGAGGTGCTCGAGACGGCCAAGGAGCGTCTTCGTGGGTTGAAGAAGTATATCAAGGAATAG
- a CDS encoding FAD dependent oxidoreductase, with the protein MASRFSSLRRPVAIAAAAATGGVVAYSTFLSGRGAHNFDKALVELKRDDQGKIVPPSFPAAKDRASQLADLRAHNSDAQEYDLLVIGGGATGTGIALDAVTRGLKVALVERDDFSAGTSSKSTKLVHGGVRYLEKAVWNLDYSQLELVMEALHERKTFLNVAPHLSSSLPILLPIQKWWQTPYFWAGTKAYDLLAGSQGLESSYYVSTKKAMEAFPKLRKDNMVGALVYYDGQHNDSRMNVSLALTAAFYGATVLNHVEVTSLEKNSSTGKITGAQVRDVKNPGSAPFTVRAKGVINATGPFADAIECMDNPDRKPIVAPASGAHIMLPGDICPNGIGLLDAATSDGRVIFVLPWQGYTLAGTTDNAAPVEREPIAREDDIKFILKEVNKLITPESALSRADVLSAWSGIRPLVKDPNAKNTESLVRSHLVTVSSSGLLTCAGGKWTTYRQMAEDAVDEAIKTFNLAPKPVSLPDISGAGLALFTTTGACITTKIPLVGAHGFSKHLPGHLITHFALDADVAHHLAHNYGDRAWSVATTPADRERIIPNFPFVEGEIRHGVRAEAALTATDLISRRTRLAFLDAESALRALPRVIDVMAEELGWDAKRKDQEWTETVHFLRSMGLSPEKFGVTRDEVLRSGTATSAYAPKSQIAASASGIKFAPNEIQAGGALARNITEA; encoded by the exons ATGGCGTCTCGTTTCTCAAGCCTGAGAAGGCCCGTCGCCATCGCTGCCGCCGCGGCAACTGGTGGTGTCGTCGCCTACTCAACCTTCCTCAGTGGCCGCGGCGCTCACAACTTCGACAAGGCCCTCGTCGAGCTCAAGCGCGATGACCAGGGCAAGATCGTCCCGCCTTCATTCCCCGCGGCAAAGGACCGCGCCTCACAGCTGGCCGACCTGCGCGCTCACAACTCCGATGCCCAAGAATACGACCTCCTTgtcatcggcggcggcgccacGGGAACCGGCATCGCTCTCGACGCCGTCACCCGCGGCCTCAAGGTCGCCCTCGTCGAGCGCGACGACTTCTCTGCTGGAACCTCGTCCAAGAGCACCAAGCTCGTTCACGGCGGTGTCCGCTACCTCGAAAAGGCCGTCTGGAACCTCGACTACTCCCAGCTCGAGCTCGTCATGGAGGCCCTTCACGAGCGCAAGACCTTCCTCAACGTCGCCCCCCACCTGTCCTCTTCCCTGCCTATTCTCCTGCCCATCCAGAAGTGGTGGCAGACTCCTTACTTCTGGGCCGGCACAAAGGCCTACGATCTCCTCGCCGGTTCCCAGGGTCTCGAGAGCTCCTACTACGTCTCCACCAAGAAGGCCATGGAGGCCTTCCCCAAGCTCAGAAAGGATAACATGGTCGGTGCCCTCGTCTACTATGACGGCCAGCACAACGACTCCCGCATGAACGTCTCTCTCGCCCTCACCGCCGCCTTCTACGGCGCCACCGTCCTCAACCATGTCGAAGTCACCTCTCTGGAAAAGAACTCCTCCACCGGCAAGATCACGGGCGCCCAAGTCCGCGACGTCAAGAACCCCGGCAGCGCCCCCTTCACCGTCCGCGCAAAGGGCGTCATCAACGCTACCGGCCCTTTTGCCGACGCAATCGAGTGCATGGACAACCCGGACCGCAAGCCCATCGTCGCCCCTGCCTCTGGTGCGCACATCATGCTGCCTGGCGACATCTGCCCCAACGGAATCGGTCTTTTGGATGCTGCTACCTCGGACGGTCGTGTCATTTTTGTTCTCCCCTGGCAAGGATACACTCTGGCTGGAACCACGGATAACGCTGCCCCCGTCGAGCGCGAGCCCATTGCCCGCGAGGACGACATCAAGTTCATTCTCAAGGAGGTCAACAAGCTGATTACCCCCGAGTCCGCTCTCTCTCGTGCCGATGTTCTCTCTGCCTGGTCTG GAATCCGCCCCCTGGTCAAGGACCCCAACGCAAAGAACACCGAATCCCTCGTCCGCTCCCACCTCGTCACCGTCTCCTCCTCCGGCCTCCTCACCTGCGCCGGCGGCAAGTGGACAACCTACCGCCAAATGGCCGAAGACGCCGTCGACGAAGCCATCAAGACCTTCAACCTCGCCCCCAAGCCCGTCTCCCTCCCCGACATCTCCGGCGCAGGCCTCGCACTCTTCACCACGACCGGCGCCTGCATCACCACCAAGATCCCCCTCGTCGGCGCCCACGGCTTCTCAAAGCACCTCCCCGGCCACCTCATCACCCACTTCGCCCTCGACGCCGACGTCGCCCACCACCTCGCCCACAACTACGGCGACCGCGCCTGGTCCGTCGCCACCACCCCCGCCGACCGCGAGCGCATCATCCCCAACTTCCCCTTCGTCGAGGGTGAGATCCGCCACGGCGTCCGCGCCGAGGCCGCCCTCACGGCAACGGACCTTATTTCCCGCCGCACCCGCCTCGCTTTCCTCGACGCTGAGTCCGCGCTCCGTGCCCTGCCGCGCGTGATCGACGTCATGGCCGAGGAACTCGGCTGGGACGCCAAGCGCAAGGACCAGGAGTGGACCGAAACGGTGCACTTCCTCCGCTCCATGGGCCTGTCCCCCGAGAAGTTCGGCGTCACGCGCGACGAGGTCCTCCGCAGCGGCACCGCCACGTCGGCGTACGCGCCCAAGTCGCAGATCGCGGCCTCGGCTAGCGGTATCAAGTTTGCGCCCAACGAGATCCAGGCTGGTGGTGCCCTGGCGAGAAATATTACCGAGGCATAG
- a CDS encoding MIP family channel protein gives MVITVHTAESVSESSSVGKQHIPTYKHDMGGEETHEEHAVGSMLPPHHEEEQLWWSRIRENCQEGFSEFFGTMIMILFGDGVVAQVVLSNSTKGDYQSISWGWGLAVMLGVYVGKKSGGHLNPAVTLANCVYRGHPWRKFPVYFMGQLLGAMAGAFIVYGNYISAIDAFEGGPGIRTVGGANSTAGIFCTYPAAFMTRTGMFFSEIVASTILMFSIFALADPTNGAAGPFMPLALFFLIFGIGACFGWETGYAINLARDFGPRLVSYILGYGSEVWSAGGYYFWIPMVAPFFGTLFGGFLYDVFIFTGESPINTPYFGLTRLFRPRRDVWSNTYKNRLEKV, from the exons ATGGTCATCACTGTCCATACAGCGGAATCGGTGTCAGAGTCGTCGTCCGTCGGCAAGCAGCATATTCCAACTTATAAACACGACATGGGAGGCGAGGAGACCCACGAGGAGCACGCCGTTGGCAGCATGCTCCCTCCTCACCATGAGGAGGAGCAGCTGTGGTGGTCGCGTATCCGTGAGAACTGCCAGGAGGGTTTCTCCGAGTTCTTTGGAACCATGATTATGATCCTCTTTGGCGACGGTGTCGTTGCCCAGGTCGTTCTTAGCAACAGCACCAAGGGTGATTACCAGAGTATCTCTTGGGGTTGGGG ATTGGCAGTTATGCTCGGTGTCTACGTGGGCAAGAAATCCGGTGGTCATCTCAACCCGGCAGTGACACTCGCCAACTGCGTGTACCGCGGCCACCCGTGGCGCAAGTTCCCCGTCTACTTCATGGGCCAGCTCTTGGGCGCCATGGCCGGCGCCTTCATCGTGTACGGAAACTACATCAGTGCCATCGACGCCTTTGAGGGCGGCCCGGGCATCCGCACCGTCGGCGGCGCCAACTCGACCGCCGGCATCTTTTGCACGTACCCGGCCGCCTTCATGACGCGGACGGGCATGTTCTTTTCGGAAATCGTCGCCTCCACCATTCTCATGTTCTCCATTTTCGCCCTCGCCGATCCCACCAACGGAGCTGCGGGCCCCTTTATGCCCTTggccctcttcttcctcattTTCGGCATCGGTGCTTGCTTCGGTTGGGAGACTGGCTACGCCATCAACCTGGCTCGTGACTTTGGTCCCCGCCTGGTTTCGTACATTCTCGGATACGGGTCTGAAGTGTGGTCCGCCGGTGGATACTATTTCTGG ATCCCCATGGTCGCCCCCTTCTTCGGCACCCTCTTTGGCGGCTTTCTGTACGACGTCTTCATCTTCACCGGCGAGAGCCCCATCAACACGCCCTACTTTGGCCTCACCCGACTCTTCCGCCCGCGCAGGGACGTCTGGTCTAACACCTACAAGAACCGCTTGGAGAAGGTGTAG
- a CDS encoding glycerol kinase: MSPTSVNGGAGSKISFVGAIDQGTTSTRFLIFNPHGEVVATHQLEFKQIYPNPGWHEHDPEELVASVETCIDGAVQAFETQGHSREQIKAVGITNQRETTVLWDTTTGKALYNAIVWTDTRTKDLVRRLKQRLGASELTQRCGLPLSTYPSVGKLLWFLENSPEVKDAYERGVLAFGTIDTWLVYKLNGGTARDVYVSDPSNASRTMFMNIHTLKYDEDLIDWFRIDPKKVKLAKIVRSSDPEAYGTLHNTVLSGTKITGCLGDQSAALVGQKGFTAGLAKNTYGTGCFLLYNIGPKPVISSHGLLTTVAFDFGPGKTMYALEGSIAVAGSSVKFLVDNFGFMESSSKLSALAETVEDNGGCTFVTAFSGLFAPYWIDDARGTIFGITAYTQRGHIARATLEATCFQTKAILDSMEKDSGAALTELAVDGGMCNSDLVMQTQSDIIGIPVNRPGMRETTALGAAIAAGFAAGVWKSFDELKDVNLEGRTIFKPQISEEDASERFGRWEKAVQMSKGWSS; this comes from the exons ATGTCTCCCACTTCCGTAAACGGGGGTGCTGGCTCCAAGATCTCCTTTGTTGGTGCCATTGACCAGGGCACCACGAGCACCCGCTTCCTCATCTTCAACCCCCACGGTGAGGTCGTTGCTACTCACCAGCTCGAGTTCAAGCAGATCTACCCTAACCCAGG CTGGCACGAGCATGACCCCGAGGAGCTCGTTGCTTCCGTCGAGACGTGCATTGACGGCGCCGTCCAGGCTTTCGAGACTCAGGGCCACTCCCGCGAGCAGATCAAGGCTGTCGGCATCACCAACCAGAGAGAGACCACCGTCCTTTGGGATACGACCACCGGCAAGGCTCTGTACAATGCCATTGTCTGGACCGACACCCGCACCAAGGATCTCGTTCGCCGTCTGAAGCAGCGTCTCGGCGCAAGCGAGCTTACCCAGCGATGCGGTCTTCCCCTCTCCACATATCCCTCCGTCGGCAAGCTCCTTTGGTTTCTGGAGAACAGCCCTGAGGTCAAGGATGCTTACGAGCGTGGTGTTCTGGCCTTTGGTACCATTGACACCTGGTTGGTCTACAAGCTGAACGGCGGTACTGCCCGCGACGTTTACGTCTCGGATCCCTCCAACGCCTCCCGTACCATGTTCATGAACATTCACACTCTGAAATATGATGAGGACCTCATTGATTGGTTCAGAATCGACCCCAAGAAGGTCAAGCTGGCAAAGATTGTCCGTTCTTCCGACCCCGAGGCGTATGGTACGCTCCACAACACCGTTCTTAGCGGTACCAAGATCACCGGTTGCTTGGGTGATCAGTCCGCTGCTCTGGTCGGTCAGAAGGGCTTCACGGCTGGTCTCGCAAAGAACACGTATGGCACGGGTTGCTTCTTGCTCTACAATATCGGGCCCAAGCCCGTCATTTCATCCCACGGTCTCTTGACCACTGTCGCTTTCGACTTCGGCCCTGGCAAGACCATGTACGCTCTCGAGGGTTCTATTGCTGTTGCTGGATCCAGTGTCAAGTTCCTGGTCGACAACTTTGGCTTCATGGAGTCTTCCTCCAAGCTCAGCGCACTCGCCGAGACGGTTGAGGACAACGGTGGTTGCACCTTCGTCACTGCCTTCAGTGGACTCTTTGCGCCTTACTGGATCGATGATGCCCGTGGTACCATCTTCGGTATCACCGCCTACACCCAGCGTGGCCACATCGCCCGCGCCACCCTTGAGGCCACCTGCTTCCAGACCAAAGCCATTTTGGACTCCATGGAGAAGGACAGCGGTGCAGCCCTGACTGAGCTCGCCGTTGACGGTGGCATGTGCAACTCCGATCTCGTCATGCAG ACCCAGTCCGACATCATTGGCATCCCTGTCAACCGCCCAGGCATGCGCGAGACCACTGCCCTCGGCGCGGCCATCGCGGCAGGCTTCGCTGCAGGCGTCTGGAAGAGCTTTGACGAACTGAAGGACGTCAACCTTGAGGGCCGCACCATCTTCAAGCCCCAGATCTCCGAAGAAGATGCCTCTGAGCGCTTCGGCCGTTGGGAGAAGGCTGTCCAGATGAGCAAGGGCTGGTCGAGCTGA
- a CDS encoding gelsolin, with amino-acid sequence MAPNQGLVHPTEYDIKDSNVELIGTDIDHQVKYNSAATEPAWNEGEVGQAAGLHVWRIEEFEVKPWPKEKYGQFMDGDSYIVLNSYKVGSKDDAEKLGHDIFFWLGAHTSQDEAGTAAYKTVELDEFLHGAATQHRELQSAPSDEFLELFPRIQIRSGGVRSGFRHVEDEEPKEEILTLLRIFKNPSVGANGVVVHEVEPTWKSLDEDDVFVLDTGDKIWQWQGKSCSPMEKAKAAQVVNDMTLAKHIDVEVLAQEESRSRVIVTLLGGDDDTPQSGFHCPRPVRSASKAHAGERPQKLFRLSDASGELRFDLVKDGSKAALSDFEEQDVFLLDDAGRAVWVWEGQGASRGEKANWLRVAQAYVRQLQGGSEADEAHLTPVAKVTQGNESRAFLKAVAV; translated from the coding sequence ATGGCGCCGAACCAAGGCCTTGTGCATCCGACTGAGTACGACATCAAGGACAGCAATGTCGAGCTCATTGGCACGGACATTGACCACCAAGTGAAGTACAACTCTGCTGCTACCGAGCCAGCTTGGAATGAAGGCGAAGTTGGTCAAGCCGCTGGGCTTCATGTCTGGCGTATCGAGGAGTTCGAGGTCAAGCCATGGCCTAAGGAGAAGTATGGTCAGTTTATGGATGGCGACAGCTACATCGTCCTCAACTCGTACAAGGTTGGGAGCAAAGATGACGCCGAGAAGCTTGGGCATGACATCTTCTTCTGGCTCGGTGCCCACACATCGCAGGACGAGGCCGGTACCGCTGCGTATAAGACGGTCGAGCTCGATGAGTTTCTGCACGGGGCCGCGACGCAGCATCGTGAGCTACAGTCGGCGCCGTCTGATGAGTTCCTAGAGCTCTTCCCTCGCATCCAAATTCGCTCTGGAGGGGTAAGATCTGGCTTCCGTCATGTCGAAGACGAGGAGCCCAAGGAGGAGATTCTCACTCTGTTGCGCATCTTCAAGAACCCGTCAGTCGGTGCCAACGGCGTTGTTGTACACGAAGTCGAGCCAACGTGGAAAAGCTTGGACGAGGACGACGTGTTCGTGCTCGACACAGGCGACAAGATTTGGCAGTGGCAGGGCAAGAGCTGCAGCCCGATGGAGAAGGCCAAGGCTGCTCAGGTTGTCAACGACATGACGCTGGCGAAGCACATCGACGTCGAGGTTCTGGCCCAAGAAGAATCGAGATCTCGCGTTATCGTCACCCTTCTCGGAGGTGACGATGACACGCCTCAGTCTGGCTTCCACTGCCCCAGACCAGTTCGATCAGCATCCAAGGCACACGCCGGCGAGCGACCTCAGAAGCTTTTTCGCCTCAGCGATGCTTCCGGGGAGCTCAGATTCGACCTCGTCAAGGATGGCAGCAAGGCTGCTCTCTCGGACTTTGAAGAGCAAGACGTGTTCCTCTTGGATGACGCGGGCCGAGCCGTTTGGGTGTGGGAAGGACAGGGTGCAAGCCGGGGAGAGAAGGCCAACTGGCTCAGAGTTGCCCAGGCGTATGTTCGCCAATTGCAGGGGGGCTCTGAGGCCGATGAGGCTCATCTCACACCTGTCGCCAAGGTGACTCAGGGCAACGAGAGCAGGGCGTTCTTGAAGGCCGTGGCAGTTTGA